In Gordonia sp. SL306, the genomic window AGATGAAGGGCCGAATGAGCTGAGTCTGCCGACCGGGGTCAAATGGTCCGCGCGGCAACAATATTGCTCATAGGAAATTCTCAGTTTCGGCACAAACGGGCAGGTGATTGCCCTATTCTCTAGAGAGAGAATGTGATTATCACACTCGGTCGCCGGCACCCACTGCCGTCGATGCTTCATGAATCAGTTGAGCGCCCGTGATATCGAGCGTTCACAAGAAAGGACACCACCATGCGCAGAACTTTCACCGCGCGGGCTCTGGCCATGTGTGCGGGGGCGGTCATGATCGTCGGCGTCGCGGCCGGTTGTAGCGACTCGGACTCGAGTGATTCCAGCTCGAGCGCAACCAGTTCGATGGCATCGACGTCGATGGCCGCGGCCGCCGCGGACCCGGCCACCACCAAGGAGATCACCGACGCGTATGTGGTCTTCTTCAACGGTCAGACCCCGCCGGCCGAACGCGCCGCGTTGATCGAGAACGGCGACGCGTTCCTGCCGGTGCTGCAGGGGCTGACGCAGAATCCGCAGTCCATGCAGACGACGGTGGCGGTGAAGGATGTGAAGGTGACCGACGCCGACCATGCCGACGTCACGTATGACCTGCTGATGCAGGCGAACCCGGTGATGCCGGGTCAGACCGGCCAGGCGATCAAGGAAGAGGGGAAGTGGAAGGTCTCCGCCGACACCTTCTGCGCGCTGATGGCGGTGCAGGGGGACGGGGGACAGATTCCTGCCTGCGCCTGACACACGGAAACCCCTTCGGGCCGGCCTCGATTCGAGGCCGGCCCGAAGTGTGTCATGACCAGGTGCGTGATGGCGAAGCGAGTGAGACGCCCGTGCTCAGAGCTCGACCAACCGCGGAGCGGTCTGCGAGGCACGGATCAGGGCGCCGGCCTCGCGCGTCAGCTCTCGACTACTGCCCAGCAGCGAGTCGAGCATGATCACCCTGCGGGCATGCCGATGGAACGGATGTTCGGCGGTGAAGCCGATCCCGCCGAGGACCTGCTGGACATGACGAGACGTGATCGAGGCGGCCCGACCGGCCGCTGCCTTGGCGAGAAGCGCGCCGAAGTCGTCCTGGGCAACCTGGAGGGTGGCCTCGGCCCCCTCGATGGCCACCAGGGTCTCGGCGAGCCGATGACGAACCGCTTGGAACGCGGCGATCGGCCGACCGAACTGTGTGCGGTCGAGTGCGTGGGTCCGCGCGAGATCGAGCATGGCGCGGCTGGATCCGAGCAGCCACCATCCGAGCGCCAGACGTGCCTGCACGAGCGGGACCTCGACGCCCCGCGTCACCTCGTGAAGGGGTAGCTCCGGATCGATCGAGTCATGCCCGTCGGCGTGCACTCGCGCCCACTCCACCCACCGGTGCCCCACGAAGGGCAACGGCACCACGGACCCAGGCTCTCCGTCGTGGTCGAGCAACACCACGTCGTTGAGAATGGAACTGTGCGTGCCGGTTTCGCCGAGCAGGCGGAAAACGAGCGGGATGGCGACGTCGGGGATGTCGGTTAGCATCTCCGACCATCCGAGTTCGGCGAGCGCCTTGTCGAGGACAGGCCCCGAACTCGAGGACATGACCTTGCGCAGGGTGTCGGCGAAGAGATCCTGTTCGGCGCTATCCACTGTCACCCTTTCCCAGATCGAGTAGTCGGCGCGCGATGATGTTGCGCTGGATCTCGGCGGTGCCGCCGTAGATCGTCGCCGCACGTGAATAGAGGTATTCCGAACGCAGCACCGGATCGGTCCACTCGATCGCACCGGGGACGAGATCGCGACAGGTGTCGAAGAGTTGTTGTTCCGCGGTCGCCAGCAGCACCTTGTCGACCGACGTCTCGGGCCCGAGGCGGCCGCCCGCGCCGAGCCGTTGCTGCGTCGCATACGAGCGGGAACGGACGGTGTGTGCGGCGAGGTAGGCCGCGCCGAGATCGA contains:
- a CDS encoding acyl-CoA dehydrogenase family protein, with protein sequence MDSAEQDLFADTLRKVMSSSSGPVLDKALAELGWSEMLTDIPDVAIPLVFRLLGETGTHSSILNDVVLLDHDGEPGSVVPLPFVGHRWVEWARVHADGHDSIDPELPLHEVTRGVEVPLVQARLALGWWLLGSSRAMLDLARTHALDRTQFGRPIAAFQAVRHRLAETLVAIEGAEATLQVAQDDFGALLAKAAAGRAASITSRHVQQVLGGIGFTAEHPFHRHARRVIMLDSLLGSSRELTREAGALIRASQTAPRLVEL